From a single Leclercia sp. AS011 genomic region:
- a CDS encoding CmpA/NrtA family ABC transporter substrate-binding protein: MVEWTRRRFLQASALAGGALMLPGVMQAAWAAGSDKPELDTVRVGFIPLTDCAPLAIAAYKGFDKKYGFTLVPTKEASWAAVRDKLVAGELDAAHILYGLLYGLELGIAGKPKPMANLMTLNQNGQAITLSSDLAEQGVRDVEGLKKLIGQQPPGTYTFAHTFPTGTHAMWLYYWLASAGINPFDDVRTVVVPPPQMVMNMRIGNMVGFCVGEPWNARAINDRIGFTAATSQSIWPEHPEKILGTRKEWVDAHPNTARALVSALLEAQRWIDASPQNKQETAQLLARRAWLNTKEQYLTGRMLGEYDNGVGQRWQDAHPIRFFADGAVSYPWHSDGMWFLTQFRRWGLLKTDPDYAAIARRINRTDIWQDAATAVGGITAPASPLRSSRLMDGTVWNGTDPEGYANRFAIHRTGV; the protein is encoded by the coding sequence ATGGTGGAATGGACAAGGCGGCGTTTTTTACAGGCCAGCGCGCTGGCCGGCGGGGCGCTGATGTTGCCGGGCGTCATGCAGGCCGCATGGGCCGCAGGCTCCGATAAACCGGAACTCGATACGGTGCGGGTGGGCTTTATCCCGCTCACCGACTGCGCGCCGCTGGCGATCGCCGCGTACAAAGGGTTCGACAAAAAATACGGCTTTACCCTGGTGCCCACCAAAGAGGCCAGCTGGGCCGCGGTGCGCGACAAGCTGGTGGCCGGAGAGCTGGATGCGGCGCACATTCTCTATGGCCTGCTCTACGGCCTGGAGCTGGGCATCGCCGGGAAGCCTAAGCCGATGGCTAACCTGATGACCCTCAACCAGAACGGTCAGGCGATCACCCTGTCGAGCGATCTGGCGGAGCAGGGCGTGCGCGACGTCGAGGGGCTGAAAAAGCTGATCGGCCAGCAGCCTCCGGGCACTTACACCTTCGCCCACACCTTTCCCACCGGCACCCACGCCATGTGGCTCTACTACTGGCTGGCCAGCGCGGGCATCAACCCCTTTGACGACGTGCGCACCGTAGTGGTGCCCCCGCCGCAGATGGTGATGAACATGCGCATTGGCAATATGGTCGGTTTCTGCGTCGGCGAGCCGTGGAACGCCAGGGCCATCAATGATCGTATCGGCTTTACCGCCGCCACCTCCCAGTCCATCTGGCCGGAACACCCGGAAAAGATCCTCGGCACCCGCAAAGAGTGGGTGGATGCCCATCCCAACACCGCCCGGGCGCTGGTCAGCGCATTGCTGGAGGCCCAGCGCTGGATCGACGCCTCGCCGCAGAACAAACAGGAGACCGCTCAGCTGCTGGCCCGTCGCGCCTGGCTCAACACCAAAGAGCAGTACCTCACCGGCCGTATGCTCGGCGAGTACGACAACGGCGTGGGCCAACGCTGGCAGGATGCCCATCCGATCCGCTTCTTTGCGGACGGGGCGGTCAGCTACCCCTGGCACTCCGACGGGATGTGGTTCTTAACCCAGTTCCGCCGCTGGGGATTGCTGAAAACCGACCCGGACTACGCCGCCATCGCCCGGCGCATCAACCGCACCGATATCTGGCAGGACGCCGCCACCGCGGTAGGCGGCATTACCGCGCCTGCCTCGCCGCTGCGCAGCAGTCGGCTTATGGACGGCACCGTCTGGAACGGCACCGATCCTGAGGGTTACGCCAACCGTTTTGCTATTCACCGTACAGGGGTCTGA
- a CDS encoding gamma-glutamylcyclotransferase: MLTRDFLMKADCKTAFGAIEESLLWSAEQRAASLAATLACRPDSGPVWLFGYGSLMWNPALEFVESATGTLPGWHRAFCLRLTAGRGSACQPGRMLALKEGGRTTGVAYRLPDATLEEELALLWKREMITGCYMPSWCKLELDDGRTVNALVFIMDPRHPLFEADTRAQVIAPLIAAASGPLGTNAQYLFSLDQELTRLGMQDDCLNELVSRVRALLDGSQPDSPLNASFA, translated from the coding sequence ATGTTAACGCGTGATTTTCTTATGAAGGCCGACTGCAAAACGGCCTTTGGTGCGATTGAAGAATCGCTTCTGTGGTCAGCCGAGCAGCGGGCGGCATCGCTGGCTGCCACGCTTGCCTGCCGTCCGGACAGCGGTCCGGTGTGGCTCTTTGGCTACGGTTCGTTGATGTGGAACCCGGCGCTGGAGTTCGTCGAATCGGCAACCGGCACCCTGCCGGGCTGGCACCGCGCTTTCTGTCTACGCCTTACCGCCGGTCGCGGCAGTGCCTGTCAGCCTGGACGCATGCTTGCACTAAAAGAGGGCGGACGCACCACGGGCGTGGCCTATCGCCTGCCGGATGCGACGCTGGAAGAGGAGCTGGCTCTGCTGTGGAAGCGTGAGATGATCACCGGCTGCTATATGCCGAGCTGGTGCAAGCTGGAACTCGATGACGGACGCACCGTTAACGCGCTGGTGTTCATCATGGATCCCCGCCATCCGCTGTTTGAAGCCGATACCCGGGCGCAGGTCATTGCCCCGCTGATTGCTGCGGCCAGCGGCCCGCTTGGCACCAACGCGCAGTATCTCTTCTCCCTCGATCAGGAGCTGACGCGGCTGGGTATGCAGGATGATTGTCTGAATGAGCTGGTATCGCGCGTGCGGGCCTTGCTTGATGGATCTCAGCCCGATAGCCCGCTGAACGCGAGCTTTGCCTGA
- the chaA gene encoding sodium-potassium/proton antiporter ChaA — translation MTTAHETVKTRHKETSLIFPVLALAVLLFWGSSQSLPVVIGINILALVGILSSAFSVVRHADVLAHRLGEPYGSLILSLSVVILEVSLISALMATGDAAPTLMRDTLYSIIMIVTGGLVGFSLLLGGRKFATQYMNLFGIKQYLIALFPLAIIVLVFPMALPGANFTTGQALLVALISAAMYGVFLLIQTKTHQSLFVYEHEDEGDDDDPHHGKPSAHSSVWHTIWLIVHLIAVIAVTKMNANPLEALLTELNAPVAFTGFLVALLILSPEGLGALRAVLNNQVQRAMNLFFGSVLATISLTVPVVTLIAFLTGNELVFSLGAPEMIVMVASLLLCQISFSTGRTNVLNGAAHMALFAAYLMTIFA, via the coding sequence ATGACAACTGCACATGAGACGGTGAAAACCCGTCATAAGGAGACGTCTCTCATTTTCCCGGTGCTGGCCCTGGCCGTGCTGCTCTTCTGGGGAAGTAGTCAGTCACTGCCAGTGGTCATCGGCATTAATATTCTGGCACTTGTGGGTATTCTCAGCAGCGCCTTCAGCGTTGTCCGTCACGCCGACGTGCTGGCCCACCGTCTGGGAGAGCCCTACGGCTCGCTGATTTTAAGTCTTTCCGTCGTTATTCTCGAAGTAAGCCTCATTTCCGCGCTGATGGCGACCGGTGACGCGGCTCCTACCCTGATGCGCGATACGCTCTACTCCATCATTATGATTGTGACCGGAGGGCTGGTCGGCTTCTCGCTGCTGCTCGGCGGGCGCAAATTCGCTACCCAGTACATGAACCTGTTTGGTATTAAGCAGTACCTGATCGCCCTCTTCCCGCTGGCGATTATCGTGCTGGTGTTCCCGATGGCGCTGCCGGGTGCCAACTTCACCACCGGTCAGGCCCTGCTGGTGGCGCTGATCTCCGCGGCGATGTATGGCGTGTTCCTGCTGATCCAGACCAAAACGCACCAGAGCCTGTTCGTGTATGAGCATGAAGACGAGGGTGACGACGACGACCCGCACCACGGCAAACCGTCCGCGCACAGCAGCGTATGGCATACCATTTGGCTGATCGTGCATCTGATTGCGGTTATCGCGGTCACCAAGATGAATGCCAACCCGCTGGAAGCCCTGCTGACCGAGCTGAACGCGCCGGTGGCCTTTACCGGCTTCCTGGTGGCGCTGCTGATCCTCTCCCCGGAAGGGCTGGGGGCGTTGCGTGCGGTGCTGAACAATCAGGTGCAGCGTGCGATGAACCTGTTCTTTGGTTCGGTGCTGGCAACCATCTCCCTGACCGTTCCGGTAGTGACGCTGATTGCCTTCCTCACTGGCAATGAGCTGGTGTTTAGTCTGGGCGCTCCGGAGATGATTGTGATGGTGGCGTCGCTGCTGCTGTGCCAGATTTCGTTTTCAACCGGGCGCACCAACGTGCTTAACGGCGCGGCGCATATGGCGCTGTTTGCAGCGTATTTGATGACGATATTTGCGTAA
- a CDS encoding methyl-accepting chemotaxis protein, with protein sequence MFRSIRARIIAATVGCLIAALLLNTVINFQVTRQDNQQSQRDMLASTSASHSLAIADWVNSKTTIINSLQSVALSEDPVPMFKQLAQAGGFINVYMGYASKTAKFSNPDGVPADYDPTVRPWYQQAVKEDRAIVTAPYVDTGTKKLVVTFAVPVKENGELKGVLAGDVAMDSVIANVRGIRPTPASSGLLIDSDGTVIAANDPALTLKAFTDVIHGVDLNVLKRGKSADGQFNDAAKTFAATPIAGTQWQLIVALDSDDATSGMRTLLKASSLSLVILVLLSAVVVHFVIARLLKRLSDIRDAMHAIANGTNDLSQRLPEKGEDEVAQIAHAFNAFSDKLSVVMVQLRDASASVKNAAQEIAAGNQDLSGRTERAASSLRETASAVEQITASVAQSTESAAIANEQAGKASEAATRGGSVVSQAITTMQSIEAASTKIGDITSVIDGIAFQTNILALNAAVEAARAGEQGRGFAVVAGEVRSLASRSAQAAKEIKSLIDSTTDSVATGSRYVHLAGQSMDEIVTSIGSMSGIMREITVATSEQMKGIQEINRAVTTLDSMVQQNAELVVQSAAAASALQGQAGELAETAGHFRI encoded by the coding sequence ATGTTCAGGTCAATTCGCGCTCGTATTATTGCGGCGACGGTCGGATGTCTGATCGCCGCGCTTCTTCTGAATACCGTGATTAATTTCCAGGTCACGCGCCAGGACAATCAACAGTCGCAACGCGACATGCTGGCCAGCACCAGCGCCAGCCACAGCCTGGCGATAGCTGACTGGGTCAACAGCAAAACCACCATTATCAACTCCCTGCAGAGCGTCGCCCTGAGCGAGGATCCGGTGCCGATGTTCAAACAGCTCGCCCAGGCGGGGGGCTTTATTAACGTCTATATGGGCTATGCCAGCAAAACCGCGAAGTTCTCCAATCCTGACGGCGTACCTGCCGACTACGATCCAACGGTGCGCCCGTGGTATCAGCAGGCGGTGAAAGAGGATCGCGCCATCGTCACCGCGCCTTATGTCGATACCGGCACCAAAAAGCTGGTGGTCACCTTTGCGGTCCCGGTGAAAGAGAACGGCGAGCTGAAAGGGGTACTGGCGGGTGACGTGGCGATGGACAGCGTGATTGCCAACGTGCGCGGTATTCGTCCAACCCCGGCCAGCAGCGGGCTGTTGATTGACAGCGACGGGACGGTGATCGCCGCCAACGACCCTGCCCTGACCCTGAAAGCCTTTACCGATGTCATTCATGGCGTGGATCTGAACGTCCTGAAGCGCGGCAAGAGCGCCGACGGCCAGTTTAACGACGCGGCCAAAACCTTTGCCGCCACCCCGATTGCCGGGACCCAGTGGCAGCTGATTGTCGCCCTCGACAGCGATGACGCCACCTCCGGGATGCGCACCCTGCTGAAGGCCTCCTCCTTGTCGCTGGTGATCCTGGTTCTGCTCAGCGCTGTGGTAGTGCATTTCGTGATTGCCCGACTGCTGAAACGCCTGTCGGATATCCGCGACGCGATGCATGCCATCGCCAACGGCACCAACGATCTCTCCCAGCGTCTGCCGGAGAAAGGTGAGGATGAGGTGGCGCAGATCGCCCATGCCTTTAACGCCTTCAGCGACAAACTCTCGGTGGTGATGGTGCAGCTCCGCGACGCCAGCGCCTCGGTGAAAAACGCCGCCCAGGAGATCGCTGCCGGGAACCAGGATCTCTCTGGCCGCACCGAGCGGGCCGCCTCCAGCCTGCGCGAAACCGCCAGCGCCGTGGAGCAGATCACCGCCTCCGTCGCCCAGTCGACCGAATCGGCCGCTATCGCCAACGAACAGGCGGGCAAGGCCTCCGAGGCCGCCACCCGCGGCGGGAGCGTGGTCTCTCAGGCGATCACCACCATGCAGTCCATCGAAGCTGCCTCAACCAAAATTGGCGATATCACCAGCGTGATTGACGGTATTGCCTTCCAGACCAATATCCTGGCCCTGAACGCGGCGGTTGAAGCGGCGCGCGCGGGTGAGCAGGGTCGTGGCTTTGCGGTTGTCGCCGGTGAAGTGCGCAGCCTCGCCAGCCGCAGCGCCCAGGCGGCAAAAGAGATCAAAAGCCTGATCGACTCCACCACCGACAGCGTGGCGACCGGTTCACGCTATGTGCACCTGGCCGGCCAGAGCATGGATGAGATTGTCACCAGCATCGGCAGCATGTCGGGGATCATGCGCGAGATCACCGTAGCGACCAGCGAGCAGATGAAAGGCATTCAGGAGATCAACCGCGCGGTGACGACCCTCGACAGCATGGTGCAGCAGAACGCCGAGCTGGTGGTGCAGTCCGCCGCCGCCGCCAGCGCCCTGCAGGGTCAGGCAGGCGAGCTGGCTGAAACCGCCGGACATTTCCGCATTTAA
- the ychN gene encoding DsrE/F sulfur relay family protein YchN, with amino-acid sequence MQKIVIVANGAAYGSESLFNSLRLAIALREQESELDLRLFLMSDAVTAGLRGQKPAEGYNIQQMLEILTAQNVPVKLCKTCTDGRGISALPLIDGVEIGTLVELAQWTLSADKLLTF; translated from the coding sequence ATGCAGAAGATCGTGATAGTCGCCAACGGCGCGGCCTATGGCAGTGAATCCCTGTTTAACAGCCTGCGGCTGGCGATTGCCTTACGCGAGCAGGAGAGCGAGCTGGATCTGCGCCTGTTTTTAATGTCCGATGCGGTCACCGCCGGGCTGCGCGGCCAGAAGCCCGCCGAAGGCTATAACATTCAGCAGATGCTGGAGATCCTCACCGCACAGAACGTGCCGGTCAAGCTGTGCAAGACCTGCACCGACGGCCGCGGCATCAGCGCCCTGCCGCTGATCGACGGGGTGGAAATCGGCACGCTGGTGGAACTGGCGCAATGGACGCTGTCCGCGGATAAACTATTAACTTTCTAA
- the chaB gene encoding putative cation transport regulator ChaB, whose protein sequence is MPYKSKTDLPDNVKHVLPAHAQDIYKEAFNSAWDQYKDEEDRRGDASREETAHRVAWAAVKNDYEKGDDDKWHKKK, encoded by the coding sequence ATGCCATACAAATCGAAAACTGATTTACCAGACAACGTTAAGCACGTCCTGCCAGCCCACGCGCAGGATATTTATAAAGAAGCCTTCAACAGTGCCTGGGATCAGTACAAAGATGAAGAGGACCGCCGGGGCGATGCCAGCCGGGAGGAGACCGCACACCGCGTGGCCTGGGCGGCCGTGAAGAATGACTACGAGAAGGGCGATGACGACAAGTGGCACAAGAAGAAATAG
- the nasR gene encoding nitrate regulatory protein NasR (NasR is a transcription antiterminator and transcriptional regulator for the nasFEDCBA operon) → MTNITGATKWFQHARLMRKQQLCKLAQLGQLVSRISHLAHMLQCERGASNIWLCSQGTLYALECRASRALVDDCLQGLHQALGTPLTASGALSERVANALHSLEQLPALREEISACTLSADAAMARYSRTLRNLLSIVPQLNDSIDDPQLAGRFVALYSLMQGKELVGQERALGAIGFTQGFFSDEMRQTLVDRIDGQQACFEVFLSLTPASVHDHFSLSVPGAETEQLRRLACTRQPAADKGVLALHWFSLQTERLEHLRGLEEMQIADLMLAVEALINRADDDLPEDPSTEEPLALYPQKPLLPLVRQQAREIEQLSRQLASMRDTLEERKVIDKAKSVLMTHQQMSEEQAWCQLRKMAMDKNQRMVDIARALLTVKALWQQ, encoded by the coding sequence ATGACCAACATCACCGGTGCCACCAAATGGTTTCAGCACGCCAGACTGATGCGTAAACAGCAGCTGTGCAAGCTGGCGCAGCTGGGCCAGCTTGTCAGCCGGATAAGCCATCTTGCGCACATGCTACAGTGCGAGCGCGGGGCTTCCAACATCTGGCTCTGCTCGCAGGGCACCTTGTACGCCCTGGAGTGTAGAGCCAGCCGCGCGCTGGTGGACGATTGTCTTCAGGGGCTGCACCAGGCGCTCGGCACCCCGCTGACGGCCAGCGGTGCCCTCAGCGAGCGGGTGGCAAATGCCCTGCACAGCCTGGAGCAACTCCCCGCGCTGCGCGAGGAGATCAGCGCCTGCACGCTCTCCGCCGATGCGGCGATGGCGCGCTACAGCCGCACCCTGCGCAACCTGCTCAGTATCGTGCCCCAGCTCAATGACAGCATTGACGATCCGCAACTCGCCGGCAGGTTTGTTGCCCTCTACAGCCTGATGCAGGGCAAAGAGCTGGTCGGCCAGGAGCGGGCGCTGGGGGCAATCGGCTTTACCCAGGGCTTTTTCAGCGATGAGATGCGCCAGACCCTGGTGGATCGGATCGACGGACAGCAGGCCTGCTTTGAGGTCTTTCTCTCCCTGACCCCCGCCAGCGTGCACGATCATTTCAGTCTCAGCGTGCCGGGTGCTGAAACCGAACAGCTCCGGCGGCTGGCCTGTACCCGGCAGCCCGCTGCCGATAAGGGCGTGCTGGCCCTGCACTGGTTCTCGCTGCAAACCGAACGTCTGGAACATCTGCGCGGTCTGGAAGAGATGCAGATTGCCGATCTGATGCTGGCCGTGGAGGCGTTGATAAACCGGGCCGACGACGACCTGCCGGAGGATCCCTCCACAGAAGAGCCGCTGGCCCTCTATCCGCAAAAGCCGCTCCTGCCGCTGGTGCGCCAGCAGGCGCGGGAGATCGAACAGCTCTCCCGCCAGCTGGCCTCGATGCGCGACACCCTGGAGGAGCGCAAGGTGATCGATAAAGCCAAAAGCGTGCTGATGACCCATCAGCAGATGAGCGAGGAGCAGGCCTGGTGCCAGCTGCGTAAGATGGCGATGGACAAGAACCAGCGGATGGTGGATATCGCCCGGGCCCTGCTGACGGTGAAAGCACTCTGGCAGCAGTAG
- a CDS encoding ABC transporter ATP-binding protein: MKPLIQVQAVSQRFSTASGEFLALQNVSFDIHEGETVSLIGHSGCGKSTLLNLIAGITLPTEGGLICDNREIAGPGPERAVVFQNHSLLPWLTCFDNVALAVDQVFRRSMSKAERREWIEHNLDRVQMGHAIHKRPGEISGGMKQRVGIARALAMKPKVLLMDEPFGALDALTRAHLQDSVMKIQQELNTTIVLITHDVDEAVLLSDRVLMMTNGPAATVGEILRVDLPRPRNRVQLAEESRYHHMRQQILHFLYEKQPKAA; the protein is encoded by the coding sequence ATGAAACCCTTAATTCAGGTCCAGGCCGTCAGCCAGCGTTTTTCCACCGCCAGCGGCGAGTTTCTGGCGCTGCAGAACGTCTCTTTTGATATCCACGAGGGGGAGACAGTCAGCCTCATCGGCCACTCCGGCTGCGGCAAATCGACGCTGCTGAACCTCATCGCCGGTATCACTTTGCCGACGGAAGGCGGGCTGATCTGCGACAACCGCGAAATCGCCGGACCGGGCCCGGAGCGGGCGGTGGTGTTCCAGAACCACTCCCTGCTGCCCTGGCTCACCTGCTTCGACAACGTGGCCCTGGCGGTGGATCAGGTCTTCCGCCGCAGCATGAGTAAAGCCGAGCGCCGGGAGTGGATCGAACACAATCTCGACCGGGTGCAGATGGGGCACGCCATCCACAAGCGCCCGGGGGAAATTTCCGGCGGCATGAAGCAGCGGGTCGGCATCGCCCGCGCCCTGGCGATGAAGCCGAAGGTGCTGCTGATGGATGAACCCTTCGGCGCGCTCGACGCCCTGACCCGCGCCCATCTGCAGGATTCGGTGATGAAAATCCAGCAGGAGCTGAACACCACCATCGTGCTGATCACCCACGACGTCGACGAGGCGGTGCTGCTCTCGGATCGGGTCCTGATGATGACCAACGGCCCGGCGGCGACGGTGGGCGAGATCCTGCGCGTCGACCTGCCGCGCCCGCGTAACCGGGTGCAGCTGGCAGAGGAGAGCCGCTATCACCATATGCGCCAGCAGATCCTCCATTTCCTCTACGAAAAACAGCCGAAAGCGGCCTGA
- the ntrB gene encoding nitrate ABC transporter permease, with translation MKKVNTKAAPAAPVSGEVITLPPVQVRRRTPAFARRINDLLQRLIPALLGLGLLVIAWQLAAINSKGFPTPLSTLDSAITLFADPFYRDGPNDMGVGWNVLASLQRVAIGFGLAALVGIPLGFMIGRFTFLARMFNPLIALLRPVSPLAWLPIGLLLFQKAEPASSWTIFICSIWPMVINTAEGVRRIPEDYLNVARVLQLSEWTVMRRILFPAVLPAVLTGVRLSIGIAWLVIVAAEMLTGGLGIGFWIWNEWNNLNVENILIAIVIIGVVGLLLEQGLMLIARRFSWQEK, from the coding sequence ATGAAAAAAGTGAACACCAAAGCAGCTCCCGCCGCGCCGGTCAGCGGGGAAGTGATAACGCTGCCGCCGGTGCAGGTGCGCCGCCGCACGCCGGCGTTTGCCCGCCGGATCAACGACCTGCTGCAGCGCCTGATCCCGGCTCTGCTCGGCCTCGGGCTGCTGGTCATCGCCTGGCAGCTGGCGGCCATCAACAGCAAGGGCTTCCCGACGCCGCTCAGCACCCTGGATTCGGCCATCACGTTGTTTGCCGATCCCTTCTACCGCGACGGCCCGAACGATATGGGGGTGGGCTGGAACGTGCTGGCCTCGCTCCAGCGCGTTGCCATCGGCTTTGGCCTGGCGGCGCTGGTGGGGATCCCGCTGGGCTTTATGATTGGCCGCTTCACCTTTCTGGCCCGCATGTTTAACCCGCTGATTGCGCTCCTGCGCCCGGTCAGCCCGCTGGCCTGGCTGCCGATTGGCCTGCTGCTGTTTCAGAAGGCAGAACCCGCCTCCAGCTGGACCATTTTTATCTGCTCGATCTGGCCGATGGTGATCAACACCGCCGAAGGGGTGCGCCGCATTCCGGAGGACTACCTCAACGTGGCGCGGGTGCTGCAGCTCTCCGAGTGGACGGTAATGCGCCGCATTCTGTTCCCCGCCGTGCTGCCCGCGGTCCTGACCGGGGTGCGCCTCTCCATCGGCATCGCCTGGCTGGTGATCGTCGCCGCCGAGATGCTCACCGGAGGCCTGGGGATCGGCTTCTGGATCTGGAACGAGTGGAACAACCTCAACGTTGAAAACATTCTCATCGCCATCGTCATTATCGGCGTGGTGGGTTTGCTGCTGGAGCAGGGGCTGATGCTGATCGCCCGTCGTTTCAGCTGGCAGGAAAAATAA